Proteins encoded together in one Halalkaliarchaeum sp. AArc-CO window:
- the cofH gene encoding 7,8-didemethyl-8-hydroxy-5-deazariboflavin synthase subunit CofH: protein MTRSDAGRSTAGNVAFEHVPETDQSFENALAKARDGNRLDVDDAVELLSTGTDVDGIDSARKEQVLQAADARRRETVGEEVTFVANLNNNVTTACNTNCLFCNFRDTAHAFETGSDVDHPGFTKTPTESREIVADAVDRGIYEVCSVSGLHPAFALNETHREILSGFDDPAREVNYKPPERYDTDPGTYVGQLRAMSVDGVHVHSMTPEEASHARRGTDWSYREVYDTLSEAGLDSVPGTAAEILVDEVREVICPGKIDTRGWFDAMAGAVDAGLDVTATMMYGHVENEKHRALHLQRIREFQDRKGGITEFVPLSFVHERTQLYRQGIVEGGPSDAEDELLIAVSRLFLDNVDNIQTSWVKYGDEKALKTLSCGANDFMGTILSEEITRRAGGEFGQYRTVADYVELISSVGRTPVERSTDYRARRAIDPDDPPHGPTLGPNADGTPMLEPDEEGGTTSPSGSSVRP, encoded by the coding sequence ATGACTCGCTCGGACGCCGGCCGGTCGACCGCGGGGAACGTCGCGTTCGAACACGTCCCCGAGACCGACCAGTCGTTCGAGAACGCCCTCGCGAAAGCGAGAGACGGGAACCGACTCGACGTCGACGACGCCGTCGAACTCCTCTCGACAGGGACCGACGTTGACGGCATCGATTCGGCGCGCAAGGAACAAGTGCTCCAGGCGGCCGACGCCCGCAGACGGGAGACCGTCGGCGAGGAGGTGACGTTCGTCGCCAACCTCAACAACAACGTCACCACCGCCTGCAACACGAACTGCCTGTTCTGTAACTTCAGGGACACCGCTCACGCCTTCGAGACGGGGTCGGACGTCGACCATCCCGGCTTCACGAAGACGCCCACAGAATCCCGGGAGATCGTCGCCGACGCCGTCGACCGGGGGATCTACGAGGTGTGTTCCGTCTCCGGGCTACACCCCGCGTTCGCGCTGAACGAAACGCACCGCGAGATCCTTTCGGGATTCGACGACCCCGCACGCGAGGTCAACTACAAACCGCCCGAACGGTACGACACCGACCCCGGGACGTATGTCGGACAGCTCCGGGCGATGTCCGTCGACGGCGTCCACGTCCACTCGATGACGCCCGAGGAGGCCTCCCACGCCCGGCGTGGGACCGACTGGTCGTACCGGGAGGTGTACGACACCCTCTCGGAGGCGGGGCTCGATTCCGTCCCGGGGACCGCCGCGGAGATCCTCGTCGACGAGGTCCGGGAGGTCATCTGTCCCGGAAAGATCGACACCCGGGGATGGTTCGACGCGATGGCGGGCGCCGTCGACGCCGGGCTCGACGTGACGGCGACGATGATGTACGGCCACGTGGAAAACGAGAAGCACCGCGCACTCCACCTCCAGCGGATCCGGGAGTTCCAGGACCGCAAGGGCGGGATCACGGAGTTCGTCCCGCTGTCGTTCGTCCACGAGCGAACCCAACTGTACCGCCAGGGGATCGTCGAGGGCGGCCCCAGCGACGCCGAGGACGAGCTCCTGATCGCCGTCTCCAGGCTGTTCCTCGACAACGTCGACAACATCCAGACGTCGTGGGTGAAATACGGCGACGAGAAGGCACTGAAAACGCTGTCCTGCGGAGCGAACGACTTCATGGGGACGATCCTCTCGGAGGAGATCACCCGACGGGCTGGTGGGGAGTTCGGCCAGTATCGGACGGTCGCCGACTACGTCGAGTTGATCTCCTCGGTCGGTCGGACGCCCGTCGAGCGCTCCACCGACTACCGGGCGCGCCGCGCGATCGATCCCGACGATCCGCCGCACGGACCGACGCTCGGCCCGAACGCCGACGGCACCCCGATGCTCGAACCGGACGAGGAGGGCGGGACGACCAGCCCCTCCGGGAGCTCTGTTCGGCCGTGA
- a CDS encoding DUF2891 domain-containing protein: protein MYPFDAVDDDEIVRGKSDWITPELAERLSQHPLESVETEFPHYVRSVDSPDDVVRPRENHPVFFGCYDWHSAVHSHWALIRQLRLFEEHPRESKIRETIDRRLTPENVRTEVETFEENPSFEKPYGWAWLLRLAAELRLWDEPTADEWRSALEPLEATIRELVRSEFLTQDRPFRVGTHGNTAFALAGVVDYARVIGDDSLESEAEETAREFFGDDRDYPVEYEPLGWDFVSPALTEADLMYRVYDPDPFAAWLVEFFPDLTEAPFDSILDPVRVDSDPDEGVALHLVGLNVSKAWCLAGIASTLEASGDHPYVTLFEESAWEHTKAGLDGAFTDDYAGSHWLSSFVLYLLTRTDGGIAPE from the coding sequence ATGTATCCGTTCGACGCTGTCGACGACGACGAGATCGTCCGAGGCAAAAGCGACTGGATCACGCCGGAGCTGGCCGAGCGGCTTTCCCAACACCCGCTGGAGTCCGTCGAGACGGAGTTTCCCCACTACGTTCGCTCGGTCGACTCTCCGGACGATGTCGTCCGTCCCCGGGAGAACCATCCGGTGTTTTTCGGCTGTTACGACTGGCATTCGGCGGTCCACAGCCACTGGGCGCTGATACGTCAGCTACGGCTGTTCGAGGAGCATCCAAGAGAGTCGAAGATCCGCGAGACGATCGATCGACGTCTCACTCCGGAAAACGTTCGGACGGAGGTCGAGACGTTCGAGGAGAACCCGTCCTTCGAGAAGCCGTACGGTTGGGCGTGGCTCCTCCGGCTCGCCGCCGAGCTGCGGCTGTGGGACGAACCGACGGCAGACGAGTGGCGATCGGCACTCGAACCGCTGGAAGCGACGATCCGGGAGCTCGTCCGGTCGGAGTTTCTCACACAGGACCGTCCCTTCAGGGTCGGAACCCACGGGAACACCGCGTTCGCGCTCGCGGGCGTCGTCGATTACGCGCGGGTCATCGGAGACGACTCTCTGGAGTCGGAGGCCGAAGAGACCGCACGGGAGTTCTTCGGCGACGATCGCGACTATCCCGTCGAATACGAGCCGCTCGGCTGGGATTTCGTCTCCCCCGCCCTCACGGAGGCGGATCTGATGTATCGGGTGTACGACCCAGATCCGTTCGCGGCGTGGCTGGTGGAGTTCTTCCCCGATCTGACCGAGGCTCCGTTCGATTCGATCCTCGACCCGGTTCGCGTCGATTCCGATCCCGACGAGGGAGTTGCGCTCCACCTGGTCGGGCTGAACGTCTCGAAGGCGTGGTGTCTGGCCGGGATCGCGTCGACACTGGAGGCCAGTGGAGATCACCCGTACGTGACGTTGTTCGAGGAGAGCGCGTGGGAACACACAAAAGCCGGCCTCGACGGCGCCTTCACCGATGATTACGCCGGATCACACTGGCTCTCGTCGTTCGTGCTGTATCTGCTCACGAGAACCGACGGCGGAATCGCACCCGAGTAG
- a CDS encoding (2Fe-2S)-binding protein translates to MVDPLALGLATTIVLVVVVLHFARGTEWESAEDITDQLLERRARTVPETDFPEPMNRSIGGGASAAAAGAVAGGEGAAGEAELEGEAAEETSPSEIPDDEVEYFDVEFLKEGKTVEVANNETLLEAGEDEGWDMPYACRQGQCVSCAGRIADGPSEEYVVHDNQQMLEAAELEEGYTLTCVAYPREEFSLETNEAP, encoded by the coding sequence ATGGTTGACCCATTGGCGCTGGGACTCGCTACCACGATCGTCCTCGTGGTGGTCGTCTTGCACTTCGCGCGCGGGACCGAGTGGGAGTCGGCCGAAGACATCACCGATCAACTCCTCGAACGTCGAGCCCGGACCGTTCCCGAGACCGATTTCCCCGAGCCGATGAACCGCTCGATCGGCGGCGGTGCCTCGGCGGCGGCCGCCGGCGCTGTCGCCGGCGGCGAGGGGGCGGCCGGCGAAGCCGAACTCGAGGGCGAGGCCGCCGAGGAAACGAGCCCGAGTGAGATCCCCGACGACGAGGTCGAGTACTTCGACGTCGAGTTCCTCAAGGAGGGCAAGACAGTCGAGGTCGCGAACAACGAAACGCTGCTCGAGGCCGGCGAGGACGAGGGATGGGACATGCCGTACGCCTGCAGACAGGGACAGTGCGTCTCGTGTGCCGGCCGGATCGCGGACGGCCCGTCCGAAGAGTACGTCGTCCACGACAACCAGCAGATGCTCGAGGCGGCCGAACTGGAGGAGGGGTACACGCTCACGTGCGTGGCGTACCCCAGAGAGGAGTTCTCCCTGGAGACGAACGAGGCGCCCTGA
- a CDS encoding HAD-IC family P-type ATPase: MADVDWHAADREAVLAELDTDRDGLESEAADRRLETHGPNEIETADVVSPVRIFLHQFKSPLIYVLVAAFLVTVAIDHYTDAVVIAAVLVINAAIGFTQEYRAENAMAALSKLVSPKATTLRDGRLREIDSAQLVPGDIVTLESGDLVPADVRLLEATDLRIDNSVLTGESVPVSRGTEPVESEATVADRTNLAYMGTSVVSGRATGVVVATGLDTQIGRIAGEMRRTERAVTPLQQRMHRFGNAIAVAVLAAGLLVFLIGLQQGIAVGAVFLLAVAIAVSAIPEGLPVVMTVALAVSARRMAGRNAIIRRLPAVETLGSCSVIVSDKTGTITQNRMTVRRVWTPEGSYLLESGSGKHPQGGGEAPAFSRDGTGVDIDHERLLAETVLAGTLANEARIEETDDGTTPVGDPTETALLSAGLRVGLDRRELLDSHPQVGQLPFESDRRYAAAAHRFDDGVRTYFKGAPERILELCDDRYVDGETADARLDESEILTAATELANDGLRVLAMARADGDVTGDSDPDGVSFLGLVGMVDPPRPGVREAIESCNRAGIRVLMVTGDHADTARAIAREVGLDADTVLTGTELAELSDAELTERLRETAVLARISPTQKLRVVTLLQAEGETVAVTGDGVNDAPALKAAHIGAAMGISGTDVAKEASEMVLTDDNFATVYAAVEEGRTVFSNIRKATSFLLATGVGLVLAILAAFGLAIGGLLPREPIGAFPLLLLPAQALWLNVVNNGIQDVALAFEPGEPEQFTRPPYDPNAGLLSQTLLERTILVGVVLAVLAVGVFWWVLSGGATLGYAQSAALTTMVVSMAMFVGECRSETRSILEKSPFSNPLLLVGTALALAIHVGALYFGPTQFLLGVEPIRLQTWLLIFVIAPVVILVVEAHKRYRAN; this comes from the coding sequence ATGGCGGACGTCGACTGGCACGCGGCCGACCGCGAGGCGGTGCTCGCGGAACTGGACACTGATCGAGATGGGCTCGAAAGCGAGGCGGCCGACCGTCGACTCGAGACCCACGGCCCCAACGAGATCGAGACTGCCGACGTCGTGAGCCCCGTGCGGATCTTCCTGCACCAGTTCAAAAGCCCCCTGATCTACGTGCTCGTGGCCGCGTTTCTCGTTACCGTCGCGATCGACCATTACACCGACGCCGTCGTGATCGCAGCCGTGCTCGTAATAAACGCCGCGATCGGATTCACCCAGGAGTACCGGGCCGAGAACGCCATGGCCGCGCTCTCGAAGCTCGTCTCCCCGAAGGCAACGACGCTCCGTGACGGGCGCCTCCGGGAAATCGACAGCGCACAGCTGGTCCCGGGCGACATCGTCACCCTCGAGTCGGGCGATCTGGTGCCTGCGGACGTGCGATTGCTCGAGGCGACCGACCTCCGGATCGACAACTCGGTGTTGACCGGCGAGTCCGTTCCGGTCTCGAGGGGAACCGAACCGGTCGAGTCGGAGGCCACCGTGGCCGACAGAACGAATCTGGCGTACATGGGGACGTCGGTGGTCTCCGGCCGGGCCACGGGGGTGGTCGTCGCCACCGGACTGGACACCCAGATCGGACGGATCGCCGGCGAGATGCGCCGCACAGAACGGGCGGTCACCCCCCTGCAACAGCGGATGCACCGGTTCGGGAACGCGATCGCCGTCGCCGTCCTCGCCGCCGGGCTCCTTGTGTTCCTGATCGGCCTCCAACAGGGGATTGCCGTCGGCGCCGTGTTCCTGCTTGCGGTCGCGATCGCCGTGTCGGCGATCCCGGAGGGGTTGCCCGTCGTCATGACGGTCGCACTCGCCGTCAGCGCACGGCGGATGGCCGGCCGAAACGCGATCATCCGACGGCTTCCTGCAGTCGAGACGCTCGGCTCCTGTAGCGTCATCGTCTCGGACAAGACGGGAACCATCACCCAAAACCGAATGACCGTCCGGCGCGTGTGGACCCCGGAGGGAAGTTACCTGTTGGAGTCCGGCTCGGGAAAACACCCACAGGGTGGCGGCGAGGCACCTGCGTTCAGCCGCGACGGGACGGGGGTCGACATCGATCACGAGCGACTCCTCGCGGAGACGGTGCTGGCCGGCACACTCGCCAACGAGGCCCGGATCGAGGAGACGGACGACGGCACAACGCCCGTCGGCGACCCGACGGAGACGGCGCTGCTTTCGGCCGGTCTGCGGGTCGGTCTCGACCGTCGCGAGCTGTTGGATTCTCACCCGCAAGTCGGTCAGCTCCCGTTCGAGTCGGACCGGCGCTACGCCGCGGCCGCACACCGGTTCGACGACGGCGTCCGGACGTACTTCAAGGGGGCCCCCGAACGGATCCTCGAGCTGTGTGACGACCGGTACGTCGACGGTGAGACGGCGGATGCGCGGCTCGACGAATCGGAGATCCTCACGGCGGCGACCGAACTCGCGAACGACGGACTCCGGGTGCTGGCGATGGCTCGGGCCGACGGCGACGTCACGGGCGACAGCGACCCTGATGGGGTGTCGTTTCTCGGCCTCGTTGGAATGGTCGACCCACCGCGGCCGGGCGTGCGGGAGGCGATCGAGTCGTGCAACCGGGCGGGGATCCGCGTCCTGATGGTCACCGGCGATCACGCCGACACCGCCCGCGCGATCGCCCGGGAAGTGGGTCTCGACGCCGACACGGTGCTCACCGGCACGGAGCTCGCGGAGCTTTCCGACGCCGAGTTGACCGAACGGCTGCGCGAGACGGCAGTCCTGGCGCGGATCAGTCCGACTCAGAAACTCCGGGTCGTCACGCTGTTGCAGGCCGAGGGGGAAACGGTCGCGGTAACCGGAGACGGCGTCAACGATGCGCCCGCACTGAAGGCGGCTCACATCGGCGCGGCGATGGGGATAAGCGGCACCGACGTCGCCAAAGAGGCCAGCGAGATGGTGCTCACCGACGACAACTTCGCGACGGTGTACGCCGCCGTCGAGGAGGGACGAACTGTGTTTTCGAACATCAGAAAGGCCACGAGTTTCCTGCTTGCGACCGGCGTCGGGCTGGTGCTCGCGATCCTGGCGGCGTTCGGGCTCGCGATCGGCGGCCTCCTCCCGAGGGAGCCGATCGGCGCGTTCCCGTTGCTGCTGTTGCCCGCTCAGGCGCTGTGGCTCAACGTGGTCAACAACGGGATCCAGGACGTCGCGCTCGCGTTCGAACCCGGAGAGCCAGAGCAGTTCACCCGGCCGCCGTACGATCCAAACGCAGGACTGTTGTCGCAGACACTTCTGGAACGAACGATCCTGGTGGGTGTCGTACTCGCGGTTCTCGCCGTCGGCGTGTTCTGGTGGGTGCTCTCGGGGGGAGCGACGCTCGGATACGCCCAGTCGGCCGCCCTCACGACCATGGTGGTTTCGATGGCGATGTTCGTCGGTGAATGTCGCTCGGAAACCCGGTCGATCCTCGAGAAGAGTCCGTTTTCGAACCCGCTTTTGCTGGTCGGGACGGCCCTCGCACTCGCGATCCACGTCGGCGCGCTGTACTTCGGTCCGACCCAGTTCCTCCTCGGGGTCGAACCGATCCGACTGCAAACGTGGCTACTCATCTTCGTGATCGCGCCAGTCGTCATCCTCGTCGTCGAAGCACACAAACGATATCGAGCCAACTGA
- a CDS encoding AMP phosphorylase, which translates to MELETVHIDLDTETPTVVLHEEDALELGIHPMDRVQLRHDGGTATGVVKVTTGLVAIGQIGVTHPLTHLPERVVVQPAPQPQSLRYIRRKLQDVELDRSEIRTIVQDLYHDRLTDVELSAYIAGVYANGMSLGETIHMTESMAGVGDRIEWGEPVVADKHSIGGVPGNRTTPIVVAIVAAAGVKIPKTSSRGITSPAGTADTMEVFCDVELNADEIRRVVGETNGCLVWGGAIELSPVDDRIIRVETPLSLDPEGQVIASVLSKKRSAGSSHVVIDIPYGEAAKVTSHTEARKLARDFKRVGERLDMRIRCAITRGDGPIGRGIGPAHEARDVLEVLQGAGPPDLRSKGVRLASILLAECDVDADAEEILESGRALETFRSIVGAQGGDPDVSVEDIRVGKHTRTLTAGRDGVVAHVDNSVVSELARRAGAPKDRAAGLQMHTGVGKDIASGDPMVTIYADSEPKLEDAIALSERADVLRILHPEETLIEQL; encoded by the coding sequence ATGGAACTGGAGACCGTCCATATCGACCTCGACACGGAGACGCCGACGGTCGTGCTCCACGAGGAAGACGCCCTGGAACTGGGAATCCATCCGATGGATCGTGTCCAGCTCCGCCACGACGGTGGAACCGCCACCGGCGTCGTGAAGGTCACGACCGGGCTCGTCGCGATCGGGCAGATCGGCGTCACACATCCCCTCACCCATCTCCCGGAGCGTGTCGTCGTCCAGCCGGCGCCCCAGCCCCAGTCGTTGCGATACATCCGGCGCAAGCTCCAGGACGTCGAACTCGACCGCTCGGAGATCCGCACGATCGTCCAGGACCTCTACCACGATCGGCTCACCGACGTCGAACTGTCGGCGTACATCGCCGGCGTGTACGCCAACGGCATGTCATTGGGAGAGACGATCCACATGACCGAGTCGATGGCTGGCGTTGGAGATCGGATCGAGTGGGGGGAGCCGGTGGTCGCGGACAAACACAGCATCGGCGGCGTCCCGGGCAACCGCACGACCCCGATCGTCGTGGCGATCGTCGCCGCCGCAGGGGTGAAGATCCCGAAAACCTCTTCGCGGGGAATCACGTCGCCGGCGGGGACCGCCGACACGATGGAGGTGTTCTGCGACGTCGAACTGAACGCAGACGAGATCCGGCGGGTCGTCGGAGAGACGAACGGCTGTCTCGTCTGGGGTGGGGCGATCGAGCTGTCGCCCGTCGACGACCGCATCATCCGGGTCGAAACCCCACTGTCGCTCGACCCCGAGGGACAGGTGATCGCGTCGGTGCTCTCGAAGAAACGGAGCGCGGGCTCGAGCCACGTGGTGATCGACATCCCGTACGGTGAAGCCGCGAAGGTCACGAGCCACACCGAGGCACGGAAACTGGCCAGGGACTTCAAACGCGTCGGCGAGCGGCTCGACATGCGGATCCGGTGTGCGATCACCAGGGGCGACGGCCCGATCGGACGGGGGATCGGTCCCGCACACGAAGCACGGGACGTCCTCGAAGTACTCCAGGGGGCCGGCCCGCCGGATCTGCGATCGAAAGGCGTCCGGCTCGCCTCGATTCTTTTGGCCGAGTGTGACGTCGACGCCGACGCCGAAGAGATCCTCGAGTCGGGGCGAGCCCTCGAGACTTTTCGATCGATCGTCGGTGCCCAGGGCGGCGATCCGGACGTCTCGGTCGAGGACATCCGCGTCGGGAAACACACGCGGACGCTCACCGCCGGCCGCGACGGCGTGGTCGCCCACGTCGACAACTCGGTGGTGAGCGAACTCGCCAGGCGTGCCGGTGCGCCGAAGGACAGGGCGGCGGGGCTGCAGATGCACACCGGCGTGGGAAAGGACATTGCCTCCGGCGACCCGATGGTGACGATTTACGCGGACTCGGAGCCGAAACTCGAGGACGCGATCGCGCTCTCCGAACGGGCGGACGTGCTCAGAATACTACATCCCGAGGAAACGCTGATCGAACAGCTGTGA
- a CDS encoding sulfite exporter TauE/SafE family protein, with protein MSIAFTPELLLAVAAVAAVAGAVNGVAGFGFAVVGTMALATMVDPAAAVVFMILPIFAVNLSLVGELSGKQLRTCGRRFGPLLGAALLGTIAGLILLERLPEAPLRVGLGLVSLGFVATAQRRITIPGLGRVRDGCFVETPAAMAGVGGVSGVLFGATNVGVQLVAYVRSCDLSHGLFVGVVAMVFLGLNGVRVAAAGALGLYPDLAFVAGSIGAVVPAVAGVRIGAGFRDRVSEARRRGIVLGLLAVIGVRLVFDGFAAI; from the coding sequence GTGTCGATCGCGTTCACCCCCGAACTCCTCCTCGCCGTCGCAGCGGTGGCCGCCGTCGCCGGTGCGGTAAACGGCGTCGCCGGGTTCGGCTTCGCAGTCGTCGGGACGATGGCGCTGGCGACGATGGTCGATCCGGCGGCGGCCGTCGTGTTCATGATCCTGCCGATCTTTGCGGTGAACCTCTCGCTGGTGGGGGAGCTCTCCGGAAAACAGCTCCGGACGTGCGGCCGACGGTTCGGGCCGCTGTTGGGCGCGGCATTGCTGGGCACGATCGCCGGACTGATCCTGCTCGAACGGCTCCCGGAAGCGCCGTTGCGGGTGGGGCTGGGGCTCGTCTCGCTCGGGTTCGTCGCGACCGCACAGCGGAGAATCACCATCCCCGGATTGGGTCGGGTTCGGGACGGCTGTTTCGTCGAGACGCCGGCGGCGATGGCCGGCGTCGGCGGAGTCTCCGGCGTGCTGTTCGGCGCCACCAACGTCGGCGTCCAGCTGGTGGCGTACGTTCGCAGCTGTGACCTCTCCCATGGACTGTTCGTGGGCGTCGTGGCGATGGTGTTTCTCGGCCTCAACGGCGTCAGGGTCGCGGCCGCGGGGGCCCTCGGGCTGTATCCGGATCTCGCGTTCGTCGCCGGATCCATCGGTGCTGTCGTTCCCGCCGTTGCGGGTGTTCGGATCGGTGCCGGGTTTCGCGACCGAGTGAGCGAAGCGCGGCGGCGCGGGATCGTCCTCGGTTTGCTCGCGGTTATCGGCGTTCGGCTCGTCTTCGACGGGTTCGCGGCGATCTGA